A region from the Ananas comosus cultivar F153 unplaced genomic scaffold, ASM154086v1, whole genome shotgun sequence genome encodes:
- the LOC109704338 gene encoding pentatricopeptide repeat-containing protein At2g35130-like codes for MPILMSEAALCYPIAKSATNFAGFENALKESGRNFNVDVDRKNHQDSVFLDKRGKWRTFDPKKLSRKRGGSLRGRGWKYGSGFVDGVIPVLSPMADQILKFVQQETDAAKIWRSFNRLPPTHNLWDDLINVAVQLRISKQWDPVIAVCEWILYKSPFRPDVICYNLLIDAFGQKRQLDKAEAVYSRLLEARCVPTDDTYALLLRACCRSGSLHKAEAVFTEMRKNGIPPSVVVYNAYLDGLLKGRCTQKAIEIFQRMKKDRCTPSTETYTLMINIYGKANQSATALKLFNEMRTEKCKANICTYTALINAFAREGLCEKAEEVFEQLQEAGHEPDVYAYNALMEAYSRAGFPYGSSEIFSLMQHMGCEPDRASYNILVDAFGRAGLHEDAQATFEELKRRGMTPTMKSHMLLLSAYSKAGNIPKCEEIMNQMHESGLEPDTFALNSMLDAYGKAGLFDKMEQVLSKLETGPYATDVSSYNILINVYGRAGFFDRMEELFRCIPRRGLKADVITWTSRISAYSRKKQYEKCLDLFEEMIDSGCYPDGGTAKVLLAACSSEEQVEQVTAIVRSMHKEAKCVFTI; via the exons ATGCCCAT ATTGATGAGTGAGGCAGCTTTATGTTATCCGATCGCGAAATCGGCGACCAATTTCGCTGGTTTTGAGAATGCTCTGAAAGAGAGTGGCAGGAATTTCAATGTCGATGTCGACAGAAAGAATCATCAGGACAGTGTTTTTCTCGACAAGCGCGGGAAGTGGCGAACATTCGATCCGAAAAAGCTGTCCAGGAAAAGAG GTGGTTCTCTGAGGGGCCGCGGGTGGAAATACGGTTCCGGTTTCGTCGACGGCGTGATCCCTGTTCTTAGCCCGATGGCAGACCAAATCCTCAAATTCGTTCAGCAGGAAACCGATGCCGCCAAAATCTGGCGGTCGTTTAATCGTCTCCCTCCTACGCACAATCTCTGGGACGATTTAATCAATGTCGCTGTGCAGCTTCGCATAAGCAAGCAGTGGGATCCTGTGATTGCG GTATGCGAGTGGATACTTTACAAGAGTCCGTTCCGTCCCGACGTAATCTGCTACAACTTGCTGATCGATGCGTTCGGTCAGAAGCGTCAGCTGGATAAAGCAGAAGCGGTTTACTCGCGGCTTCTGGAAGCGCGGTGCGTGCCGACCGACGACACTTACGCACTTCTTCTGAGGGCTTGTTGTAGGTCGGGATCACTCCACAAGGCCGAGGCTGTGTTTACTGAGATGCGGAAGAACGGCATTCCTCCGA GTGTGGTTGTTTACAACGCGTATCTCGACGGATTGTTGAAAGGAAGATGCACTCAGAAGGCGATCGAGATTTTTCAGCGGATGAAGAAAGATCGGTGCACGCCGTCCACTGAGACTTATACATTGATGATAAATATCTACGGGAAG GCGAACCAATCGGCGACGGCCTTAAAGTTGTTCAATGAGATGAGAACCGAAAAGTGCAAGGCCAATATCTGCACCTACACTGCTCTTATCAATGCATTCGCGAGGGAAGGGCTTTGTGAGAAAGCAGAAGAAGTGTTCGAGCAGTTGCAAGAAGCCGGGCACGAGCCCGACGTTTACGCCTACAACGCTCTCATGGAAGCTTACAG TCGTGCAGGTTTCCCGTACGGCTCTTCCGAGATCTTCTCTCTGATGCAGCACATGGGATGCGAGCCCGATCGCGCTTCGTACAACATATTGGTTGATGCGTTTGGTCGAGCCGGCCTTCACGAAG ATGCGCAAGCTACGTTCGAAGAGCTAAAGAGGCGCGGCATGACCCCCACCATGAAGTCCCACATGCTCCTCCTCTCGGCCTACTCGAAAGCTGGGAACATCCCGAAATGCGAGGAGATCATGAACCAGATGCACGAATCGGGCCTCGAGCCCGACACATTTGCGCTGAACTCGATGCTCGACGCGTACGGTAAAGCCGGGCTTTTCGACAAGATGGAGCAAGTGCTCTCCAAGCTAGAGACCGGCCCGTACGCGACCGACGTCAGCTCCTACAACATCTTGATCAATGTGTACGGGCGCGCGGGGTTCTTCGATCGAATGGAGGAGCTCTTTCGGTGCATTCCGCGTAGAGGACTAAAAGCCGATGTCATAACGTGGACTTCGCGGATAAGTGCTTATTCGCGGAAAAAGCAGTATGAGAAGTGCTTGGATTTGTTTGAAGAGATGATTGATTCCGGGTGCTACCCCGACGGCGGGACCGCGAAAGTGCTTCTCGCGGCGTGTTCTAGTGAGGAGCAGGTTGAGCAAGTCACTGCAATTGTGAGATCCATGCACAAAGAAGCAAAATGTGTGTTTACTATTTGA